The genomic stretch TAAAATTTTAAAAGCAACTTTTAGTGCAATGCGCTATATGAAACAGCTTAAAGTGGATGCTGTTGCAGGCTTTGGGGGATATGTGGCAGGCCCGGGTGGGCTAGCAGCGCGTTTATTAGGTATTCCTGTTCTCATCCATGAGCAAAATGCGGTTGCAGGATTTACCAATGCACAGTTATCCCGTGTTGCTAAAGTGGTATGTGAAGCGTTTCCAAATACATTTCCTGCTAGCGAAAAAGTAGTGACAACCGGCAATCCGGTACGTCGTGAAATCACTGATATCTTAAGTCCAAAGTGGCGCTATGATGAACGCGAGCAAGCGGGTAAGCCGTTAAATATTTTAATTGTGGGCGGCTCTTTAGGTGCAAAAGCACTGAATGAACGCTTACCTCCGGCATTAAAACAACTTGAAGTTCCACTGAATATTTTCCATCAATGTGGTCAGCAACAGGTTGAAGCAACTCAAGCTTTGTACGCAGACGTACCAGCAAATTTGACCGTACAGGTTTTGCCGTTTATTGAAGATATGGCGAAAGCTTATAGCGAAGCAGACCTGATTATTTGCCGTGCTGGTGCTTTAACTGTGACAGAAGTAGCAACAGCTGGTGTTGCAGCAGTTTTTGTACCGCTTCCTATTGCGGTGGATGACCACCAAACTGCAAATGCCAAATTTCTGGCCGATGTCGGTGCTGCAAAAATTTGCCAGCAATCGACTATGACACCAGAAGTTTTAAATCAATTGTTTACTACGCTGATGAATCGCCAATTACTTACAGAAATGGCAGTGAAAGCGCGTCAACATGCCCAACCAAATGCAACTCAGCATGTGGTTGATCTTATCCAAAAAATGTAATCGGATTTACTATGTCTCCATCAACAGCTGCGAACCAAGCAAAAAAACTGATTAAAGTGCCTGAAATGCGCCGTATCAAACACATTCATTTTGTGGGGATCGGTGGCGCTGGGATGTGTGGCATTGCAGAGGTATTGGGCAACCAAGGCTATAAAATTTCCGGTTCAGACATTAAAGCGTCTAAAACTACAGAACAATTAGAGAAAAATGGCATCAAAGTTTATATTGGCCATCAACCGGAAAATATTAAAAATGCCAATGTGCTTGTAGTTTCTACAGCAATTGATCCAGAAAATCCGGAAATTAAAGCTGCAATTGAACAGCGTGTTCCAATTGTACGTCGTGCAGAAATGCTAGGTGAGCTTATGCGTTACCGTCACGGTATTGCTGTGGCTGGTACACATGGTAAAACTACAACCACAAGTCTTTTGACGACAATGTTGGCGGAAGAAAACCTTGATCCAACTTATGTTATTGGCGGCTTACTTAACAGTACAGGCGTAAATGCGGCTTTAGGTGAAAGCCGTTTTATCGTAGCTGAAGCTGATGAATCGGATGCATCTTTCCTTTATTTGCAACCAATGGCAGCGATTGTAACCAATATCGATGCTGACCATATGGACACCTATGAAGGTAGTTTTGATAAATTAAAAGATACGTTTGTACAGTTCCTTCATAACTTACCATTTTATGGTTTGGCTGTAGTTTGTGGTGATGATGCGAACATTCGTGAAATTTTGCCGCGTGTAGGCCGTCCGGTTATTACTTATGGTTTTAATGAAGATAATGACATTCGTGCAGTTGATATTGAACAAGATGGTATGCAATCGCACTTCACTGTGTTGCGTAAAGGTCGTGAACCATTGCGTTTAACAATTAATCAACCAGGCTTACATAATGTTTTAAATGCCTTAGCAGCAATTGGTGTTGCAACAGATGAAGGTGTTTCTGATGATGCAATTAGCCGTGCATTAGAAGGATTTAGTGGTGTAGGTCGCCGCTTCCAAGTGCAAGGTGAATTTGAACTTGCTGATGGCAACGTTAAGTTAGTTGATGACTATGGACATCATCCGAAAGAAGTAGAAGCAACTATTAAAGCTGCTCGCCAAAGCCATCCGGATCGTCGTTTGGTTATGTTGTTCCAACCACACCGTTACTCTCGTACTCGCGATTGTTTTGATGACTTCATTGAAGTGCTCTCTCAAGTCGACCAATTATTATTATTGGAAGTTTACCCAGCTGGTGAAAAACCTATTGTGGGTGCAGACAGCCGTACTTTAGCGCGTAGTATTCGTTTACGTGGACAAGTAGAGCCGATTTTGGTCGATCCGGTTGAAGGTAATTTGCAAAACATCATGCAAAATGTGTTACAACCAAATGACTTGTTATTAACACAAGGTGCGGGTAACGTGGGAGCAATTTCAGTAGAACTTGCACAACACCATTTGTATGTGAAATAAACAAAAAGTATTGAATAATCGGGTTAAGGATTTAAACGTGTCAAATGCTACAAAATTCGGCAAAGTTGCCGTGTTGTTTGGTGGGAAATCGGCTGAGCGTGCTGTGTCTTTGGATAGTGGTCAGGCAGTTTTGGACGCTTTGTTACGTTCAGGTGTTCAGGCTGAAGCATTTGATCCACAAGACCGCAGTGTGACTGAACTTGTAAATTATGATCGTGCATTTATTGTATTGCATGGTCGCGGCGGTGAAGATGGCCAAATTCAAGGTGTGCTTGAATGGTTAAATCTGCCTTATACAGGAACAGGCGTGCAAGGTTCTGCTATTGGCATGGATAAAGTTAAAACCAAGCAAATCTGGCAAGGTAGCGATTTACCTACAGCGCCATATCGTATTATTACTAAAGAAACAGATTTAGATGCGGTGATTGCTGAGTTAGGTTTACCTGTCATTATTAAACCTGTACATGAAGGCTCAAGTGTCGGCATGAGTAAGGTTGAGAAAGCAGAAGACTTTGCAGCAGCAATTGAAAAAGCGACTCAGCACGATGCTGTGGTGATGGCAGAAAAATGGATCACTGGTCGTGAATTCACAATTTCATTCCTCAATGGGCAGCCTTTGCCGGTTATTCGTTTGCAACCACCAGCAGATGTAGCTTTCTACGACTATGAAGCGAAATATCAACGTAATGATGTAGAGTATGGTATTCCTTGTGGTCTCAGTGAGGCTGAAGAGAAAAACCTACAAGCATTGTGTTTACGTGCTTTTCAGGCGGTGGGTGCAGAAGGCTGGGGTCGTATTGATGCGATGCAGGATGAGCAAGGTAATTTCTGGCTTTTAGAAGTAAACACTGTTCCAGGTATGACCAGTCACTCTTTAGTTCCAAAAGCTGCTAAAGCGGTTGGTTATAGCTTTGATGAATTGTGTGTTGCGATTCTTGAGCAAACATTGGAAGGTACGGCTTAAATATGGCACAACTTCCGGCTTCCATGCGCCGTAAACGTGCGGCCATCACCTCTATTCATGATAAACCGCCTACGCGTAAGCAGAAACTTGCGAATGCTGGTGGATGGGTGCTGTTGGTTATTGCTTTTGTAGTGCTGGCAGTCGGGATTTATGGGTTATATAAAGTTATTACAGATGCAACAGTTGCAAAACTAGAAGTTGTAGGTTCAGCATCTTCTGTTGAAACCCAACAAGTGATGCAACATGTTGCTCCAATTATAAAAGCAAATTATTTCACATCTGATTTAGAGCAGATTCGTGACAAAACATTAGAAATTTCATGGGTAGACCGAGTTGTTGTATCTCGTGCTTGGCCCAATGGTATTCGTGTTCGTGTCATGCCTCGACATGCTATCGCCCGTTGGGGAACAGGTCGCTTGTTAAGCGATGGAGGCGATGTATTTAGTGAGGCGGAGCCAACAATTCATCCTGAACTTCCGTTGCTTCATGGGCCGGTAAGTCAGTCAAAAATGATGATGCGACGCTATAATGAAATTAATCAATTATTCCATCCTGTCAATTTACGCTTAAAAGAGTTATATCTGACTGAGCGAATGACTTGGTTTATGCAGTTTGACTCTGGTTTACGCATTATTGTTGACCAAGATCAAACAATGAATAAGTTGCAACGTTTAAGTCATTTGGCACAATCTGACTTAAAACAAGTGTGGCCGAAAATCTCAGCCATTGATTTGCGATATCGTAATGGATTATCTATTCAATGGAAGAACGCAACACCACCTAAAATTGTGAATGGTCAGTTTGTTGTAACGATTGATGACACAAGCATTGCAGGTGGAACAAAAGCAAAGCCATAATACGTGGCTTTAAAATAGGCAATTTGCCTGGTATTAAACAACAAAGAAATGGTATGAGTGATGAGTGAAGCTGTTCCCTCAGTTGTTGCGATTGACATTGGGACGCATAAAGTTTCAGTTTTGATTGGAAAAATTCATGCGCCGGATAACATTCAAGTTATCGGTATGGCAACTGCTCGCAATCGAGGCATGAATAAAGGAAAAATTGTAAGCCTCGATAAAGTCATTGCTGCGATTAAAAATGCTGTTGCAGAAGCGGAAAATATGGCCGAATGTCGCATTCATAGCGCCTGGGTATCTATTCCGAGTACCGAGCTGCAAAGCTTTTATGCCTCTGGTCGCACACCAGTATCTAATCCAGCACATGTGATTACAACAAATGAAGTTGTGCGCGCGTTAGAATTGGCAAAAGCAAGTCATGTGACTTCGGATTACTATTTAGCAAGTGCAGTGCCGTTAGGTTTTGAATTGGGTGATTCTGCTGAATGGGTGCAGAATCCAATTAATATGACTGCCCATAGTATGACTGGACATTATCAGTTAATGATGATGCCTATAGCGACTATGCAAAACCTTGATCGTGCCATGAAAGGTGCAAATATCGGGGTTGAAAAAATGGTGGTGTCTTGTCTGGCAACCGCTGAGGCAAGCTTGCTGAAAGATGAAAAAGAGTACGGTGTTTGTCTGGTTGATATTGGCGCAGGCATTACCAATCTTGCAGTTTATCTTGATGGACGTTTAGCTCTGGCGCGTACATTGCAACGTGGTGGTGAGCATGTCACACGTGATATTGCTGCTGTATTGCAAACTACGACAGAAGAAGCTGAACGAATTAAAATTCTACATGGTTGCGTCGATTTAAGTGCTGTTAAGCCAGATCACATGATTCAAGTAGAAGGAATTGATGGCCCTCAAACCATTAGCCGGATTGAGTTGTCAGAAATTATTATTGCCCGTTATGAAGAGATCTTTAGCCAGATTCGCGATGAACTCGAACAAAGCGGTGCAATTCATGGTTTATACCATGGGGTAGTATTGACAGGGGATGCTTGTCAAATAGAAGGTATGGTGAGTTTAGCTCGTCGTATGTTGGGTGTATCTGCACATTTGGGTAATCCGCCGTTACAGGTTTATGCTGATGATCAACATCAAGCAGCCTTACGTCGTTCTATGTATGCAACAGCAGCTGGTTTGCTCATGTTTAGCCAAAGTGAGTTGCAAGATGCTGTTGAAGAGCCTGAAGAGGCAAATGACCGTTCGGTATGGGAACGAATGGTAAATGGCTGGAATGCGTTTAATAGCAAGTTAAAAGCCATTTTTTAGGATGTATGTATTTATTGGTAGAATTGTTAGGAAGTTGTAAGAGAAAACCGCTGTACTTGACAAGGTTGGTATTGCACAGCATTCTTAAAATTAGTTATTTTTGAAAATCAAGGCAGTATACGGGCTGAAGTGACTGCCATAATGTATTAGGAACCCTAAAGGTCATGGCCTCATTTGAATTTATAGAAGATGAACTAAACGATGGCAACGGTCAAGCCCGTTTCACTGTATTTGGTGTAGGTGGTGGTGGCGGTAATGCCGTTCAACATATGGTGCAGTCTGATATTCAAGGTGTTAAATTCGTTTGTGCCAATACAGACAAACAAGCACTGGACTGTATGAATGCACCTTTCAAAATTCAGTTAGGCGAGCAAAGTACACGTGGTCTAGGTGCTGGTGCTAACCCTGAAGTAGGGCAAGTTGCAGCAGAAGAAAGCCGTGAAATCATTCGTCACCACCTTGAAGGTACCGATATGGTTTTCGTTACCGCTGGTATGGGTGGTGGTACAGGTACTGGTGCAGCGCCTGTTGTGGCTGAAGTTGCTAAAGAAATGGGTATTTTGACCGTTGGCGTAGTTACAACTCCATTTAACTTTGAAGGCCGTCGTCGTTTAAAATCTGCTGAACGCGGTATTGAAGCACTTGAAGCACATGTTGATTCATTGATTATTATCCCTAACCAACGCTTATTGAGCGTATATGGTGATATTTCAATGAAAGATGCTTATAAAAAAGCTGATGATGTATTGTTAAACGCTGTACGTAGTATCTTTGACTTGGTTGTTAACCGTGGTCACATTAACCTTGACTTCGCCGATTTGAAAACTGCAATGAGCACTCGCGGTTACGCAATGATGGGTGCTGGTTTAGGTCGTGGTGAAGATCGTGCACGTCAAGCTGCTGAACAAGCGATCCGTAGTCCATTACTTGATAATGTTAATATTATTAATGCCAAAGGTGTGTTAATTAACATTACGGGTGGTGATGATATTACGTTACGTGAAACAGAAATCATTACTGATGTTGTGAACCAGATTGTTGACCTTGATGAAGGCGAAATCTTCTACGGGACAGTATTTGATCCAGATGCACGTGATGAATTACGTGTAACAGTGATTGCAACTGGTTTAACTCGTAATGCAGCAGACGCTGAACCGAGAAAGCGTAACACGGTAAGCCATGCATCGAGTCAATCAGCTCAATCTATTGATGAAGATGATGTTCCTGCAATTAATAAGCGTCAAAACGCCGATAATGAAGTCAGTAGCACAGCAAGTTCTACTCCGCGTTCTTCTCCAATGAGTATTCAAGATTACTTGAAAAATCAGCAACGTAAGTAAATTATCGTTAGATTTAATGAAGGGCAGTGTTTAAACACTGCCTTTTTTTATTTTTGATCAATGACTAAATATGCTAACGTATAGCGGTTTTAAAAAAGAAGTTACAAAGCATGGTGAAACAGCGTACTCTCAATCGTGTGGTAAAAGCGAGTGGAATAGGTCTTCATAGCGGTCAAAAAGTGATGATCAATTTCATTCCACATACCGTGGATGGAGGTATTGTATTTCGCCGTATCGATTTGGATCCGCCAGTCGATATCCCTGCTAATGCATTGCTCATCCAAGAAGCTTTTATGTGCTCCAACTTGGTAACCGGAGATATAAAAGTAGGCACAATTGAGCATGTAATGAGTGCAATTGCAGGTTTAGGAATTGATAACCTGATTGTTGAAGTATCTGCTTCTGAAGTTCCAATTATGGATGGTAGTGCCGGTCCATTTATTTACCTTTTAATGCAAGGTGGATTACGTGAACTAGATGCACCGAAAAAATTTATAAGAATATTAAAACCAGTTGAAGCACTGATTGATGATAAGAAAGCAATTTTCAGTCCTCATAATGGTTTTCAATTAAATTTCACGATTGATTTTGACCATCCGGCGTTTGCCAAAGAATATCAATCCGCGACGATTGACTTTTCGACAGAAACTTTTGTTTATGAAGTTAGTGAAGCACGTACATTTGGTTTCATGAAAGATCTAGATTATCTGAAAGCAAACAATTTAGCGCTAGGCGCAAGTTTGGATAATGCGATTGGTGTAGATGATACAGGGGTCGTCAACGAAGAAGGCTTACGTTTCGCCGATGAATTTGTTAGACATAAGATTTTAGATGCAGTTGGTGATTTGTATTTGCTTGGTCATCAAATTATTGCCAAGTTTGATGGCTATAAATCAGGACATGCTTTAAATAATCAGTTGTTACGCAATGTTCAAAGTGATCCGAGTAGTTATGAAATTGTAACATTTGATGACGAGAATCAGTGTCCAATTCCATATGTCAGCGTGACATAAGTCATTGTCTTTACTTGGCTATGTTATAATGTAACATTTAAAAGTGTGATTATAATCACATAATAAGAACGATTCTAATTAAGAAATAGAAAGCTGATCATTTTTTATTGCTTGCCAAACGTAGTAAAGCTTGGCTAAGCTTAGGGTCGCTCACGAAGTCGGCTGCACTACGTAACATTTCTTGTGTTTCCGGGGGGATGGGTTTAGAGGGCTCAGATGAGGGTGTATTGGGAGTGTTTTTATTTCTCAAGCGAACCTGAATTCTTTGTAAGTCTTTCAACCCTTCAAGTTGAGATAATTTAGATACATATTGGTTCTGTAAGTAACTGAGTTGACTGATCATCGCTTGATTTTCACCAGTAATGATTAAAGAACCATTTTGATAACACACGACCTGCCATTGTTCCGGTTGGGGTAATAAGGGTTGGATAATTTTCGTAAGTCTTTGCCATTGCGCGACTTGCGTTGTTAGAAACGTAAGGTTTCCTGTTTTTATGTGTTTTCCGGTTTGTTGAAAAACGTTATCGGGTTTAGACATGTTCATTCTCGGATGGATTATTGTCTTCATCTTAAGCGTTCATTTCAATCGATATCAAGGAAGAGATCATAAGGAACTTGAGTAAGAACAGTTTCAAGAGGTTTTTATGCACACGCGTCGTATTTTATTAGCGTTTTCACTTGCCGCTTCGGCAGCATCAGTTGCTTTTGCAGATTATCAAACAATTAACCAATCTACTGACTCAGATCGATTGGAACAGCTATCAAAAACATTATCTCAAGGTTCATATACTCATCCTGACGATTTAGATCTTCCGGCGAGTGCGAAAGTTTCAGTGACCTTACGCCAAAAAACAGTTGAACTCAACAATGAGTCGCTTGCAAAGAAGTACGGTAATGCGACTGCAAAGAATTCTTTTAATGCCTCTTCTTCAAATTCTTACTCTTGGTTAGTTTCTCATCCTCTTCCTGATACTGTACGAGTTTCTTCAAACTTTGGTGGTCGCACCATGGGTGGTCGTGCAGAACATCATGGTGGTTTAGATATGGCTGCTCCGAGTGGCACACCAATCTATGCTACAGGCCCAGGTATCGTAACTAAATCTGGTTGGGGCACTGGCTATGGTCAATATGTTGAAATTAACCACGGCAATGGTTACTTAACGCGTTACGCTCATGCTTCACGTTTAATGGTTCGTGTAGGCGACCAAGTGTCAGCAGGCGAGCATATTGCTAATGTAGGTTGTACAGGTCGTTGTACTGGCCCACATTTACATTATGAAGTAGTGAAAGATGGTCAACGTAAGAACCCAACGACTTACTTAGCGATGCTTCCATAAAACATAGTTAAAAAAGTAAGGTTATTAAATTTATGAATCTAAAACTAAGCTAAACCTTTTTTAACGTAAAGATTGTATAAAAAAACGCCATTATTGGCGTTTTTTTGTTATTTTGTTTAATGCTCGGTCAATGACTATTCATTCAGAAAATAATAGAGCCCCCTCACATTCACCCGAGGCAATAACTTGAAAGGGGTAAAACGTGGTAAAAATACAAAGTAGATTAGAGAACAAGGAACAGGTGAATTATGGCGTTTTACGGTGACTCCGACGCACAAGAAACCCAAGAATGGCAAGATGCATTCGATTCAGTTTTACAACATATGGGAACTGAACGAGCGGCATTCTTGTTGGAAAAACTTTACCAACAAGCAATTGCTAAGCATGTTCCAATTCAACGTCTCAATACACCTTACTTAAATACAATTTCTGTTGAAGAACAACCTGCAATGCCAGGCGACCAAGATATGGAACGCCGTATTCGTGCATTGATTCGTTGGAATGCCTTAGCAATGGTACTTCGTGCGAATAAAACAGGTGATGATTTAGGTGGACACTTGGCGAGCTTCGCATCAAGTGCAACATTATATGACGTAGGTTTTAACCATTTCTTCCGCGCAAACAGCAATAATTTTGGCGGAGATATGATTTATTACCAAGGACACTGTGCTCCTGGTATTTATGCACGTTCATTCCTTGAAGGACGTTTAACTGAAGAACAGTTAAGTAATTTCCGCCGTGAAGTTGGCGGTAACGGTTTACCAAGCTATCCACATCCATATTTAATGCCTGACTATTGGCAATTCCCAACCGTATCAATGGGTCTTGGTCCAATCATGTCAATTTATCAAGCGCACATTCAAAAATATTTGATGAACCGCGGCTTGATCAAAGAAGAAGATCGTAAAGTTTGGGCTTATCTTGGCGACGGTGAGATGGATGAGCCAGAAAGTACTGGTGCAATTTCACTTGCTGGTCGTGAAAAGCTTGATAACCTTATCTGGGTTGTTAACTGTAACTTACAGCGTCTAGATGGTCCGGTACGTGGTAACGGTAAAATCATTCAAGAGTTAGAATCTTTATTCCGTGGCGCAGGCTGGCGTGTAATTAAAGTTGTATGGGGCCGTCATTGGGACCCACTTCTTGCAAAAGACACCTCAGGCGCTTTGAAAGCGGTAATGGAAGAAACAGTTGATGGTGAGTACCAACGCTATCAAGTGAAAGGTGGTGCATATACACGTGAGAAATTCTTTGGCAAGTACCCAGAAGCTGCGGAACTTGTAAAAGATTTAAGCGATGAAGACATCGATAATCTCAACCGTGGTGGTCACGACCCTTACAAAGTGTTTGCTGCATATGCAGAAGCAATGAAAGCCAAAGGTCAACCAACAGTTATTCTTGCGAAAACTGTTAAAGGTTACGGTTTGTCCGAAGAAATTGAAGCGGTGAACAAAACTCACCAAATCAAAAAAATGCAGATCGACTCTTTAAAATATGTACGTGACCGTTTCAACCTTCCATTTACAGACGATAAGTTAGAAGAGCTTCCATTCTACCGCCCAAGTGAAAACTCTCCAGAAATGAAGTATATGAAGGCGCGTCGTGAAGCATTAGGTGGTTACCTACCTGCACGTCGTCGTGAGAGTGAAACTTTAGCGATTCCTGAATTATCTGTATTTGATGCTGTATTAAATGGTTCAGGTGGTAAAGAACAGTCTACCACTATGGTCATGGTTCGTTTAATTGCTTCTTTACTCAAAGAAAAAGCGATTAAAGACCGCGTAGTACCAATCGTTCCAGATGAAGCACGTACTTTTGGTCTAGAAGGTATGTTCCGTCAGCTCGGTATCTATGCCGCTCATGGTCAAAAATATACGCCAGAAGACCAAGAACAGTTAATGCATTACCGTGAAGCAAGTGACGGTCACATGCTTCAAGAAGGGATTAACGAAGCTGGTGCGATGAGTGCATGGGCTGCGTTGGCAACAAGTTATTCAACGAATAACTTGCCAATGATTCCAATGTATATGTACTACTCAATGTTCGGTTTCCAACGTATTGGTGACATTGCGTGGGCAGCTGGTGATGCGCAAGCTCAAGGTTTCTTGTTAGGTGCAACTGCTGGTCGTACAACGTTGAACGGTGAAGGTCTACAGCACCAAGATGGTCATTCGCATATCTTGGCGAACACGATTCCAAACTGTGTATCTTATGATCCATGTTTTGGTTATGAGTTAGCTGTAATCGTACATGACGGTTTAAAACGTATGTATGTGAACCAAGAGCGTGTGTTCTACTACTTAACTGTAATGAACGAAAACTACGAGCATCCTGCAATGCCTGAAGGCGCTGAGGAAGGCATTAAACGTGGTATGTACTTGTTCGAAAAAGATGAAAAAGCAACTGTCCAATTACTTGGTTCAGGTGTGATTCTTCGTGAAGTGATCAAAGCTGCGAAAATCTTACGTGATGAATACCAAATCCATTCAAACGTTTGGAGTGTAACAAGCTTCAATGAGTTGTCACGTGATGGTATGGCATGTGAAGAATATAACCGTTTACACCCACTTTCTGAAGAAGTGAAAGAATCATGGGTATCTAAACAGTTACGTGGTACAGAAGGTATCGTTGTTTCAGCAACTGACCATATGCGTGCTTATAGCGAACAAATCCGTGCTTATCTTCCAGATGGCCGTCCATTTGTTGCATTAGGTACAGATGGATACGGTCGTTCAGATACACGTGCTAACTTACGTAGTTTCTTTGGTGTTGACGCTGCACATATCGTTGTTGCTACTTTGAAAAAATTAGCTGACGAAGGTGAAGTAGATGCACGTTTGGTTAAAGACGCAATTTCTAACTTTGAGTTAGATACTGACCGTCCGGTGGCATGGGCTCCTCAAGCGCATCCAGAAGTTCAAGCAGTTGCTGAATATAATGAAACGCAAACAGGTGAGGGGAACTAAGCATGCAAATTAAGACCCCTGATATTGGTGTAGATAAAGCAGTTGTTGCTGAAATTTTAGTAAAAGTTGGCGACAGCATTGCAGAAAATGACAGCCTTGTTTTGCTTGAGTCAGATAAAGCCTCTGTTGAAGTGCCTAGCACTTCAGCAGGTGTAGTAAAAAGCATCCTAATCAAAGAAGGTGATAGCGTAACTGAAGGTACGGTATTGCTTGAACTTGAAGCTGAAGGAGCTGCACCTGCAGCTCAAGCAGAAGAGGCTCCAAAGACTGCACCAGCAGCTGAACAAACTGCAGCGCCAGCAGCGGCACAACAGTCTACAACGGCAGCTCAACCAGCAACTGCAACAACTAGTCAAGTGGTTGAAGTTCAAGTTCCCGATATTGGTGTTGAAAAAGCACTTGTTGGTGAAATTTTAGTAAAAGTTGGCGAGCAAATCGATGTTGAACAAAGCATCGTTGTGGTTGAGTCTGACAAAGCAACTGTAGAAGTACCAAGCAGTGTTGCAGGTACTGTAGAAAGCATTCAAGTTAAAGAAGGCGATACAGTTAAAGAAGGTGTTGTTCTTATTCAAGTGAAAACAGCAGCTGCATCTAATGCGCAAGCAGAAGCTCCTGGTACTACACCAGCTCCAGCTGCGGTAGCAGAACCGATTGCTGCAAAGCAAGAAACTGTGGCAGCGGCTCCA from Acinetobacter pittii encodes the following:
- the aceE gene encoding pyruvate dehydrogenase (acetyl-transferring), homodimeric type produces the protein MAFYGDSDAQETQEWQDAFDSVLQHMGTERAAFLLEKLYQQAIAKHVPIQRLNTPYLNTISVEEQPAMPGDQDMERRIRALIRWNALAMVLRANKTGDDLGGHLASFASSATLYDVGFNHFFRANSNNFGGDMIYYQGHCAPGIYARSFLEGRLTEEQLSNFRREVGGNGLPSYPHPYLMPDYWQFPTVSMGLGPIMSIYQAHIQKYLMNRGLIKEEDRKVWAYLGDGEMDEPESTGAISLAGREKLDNLIWVVNCNLQRLDGPVRGNGKIIQELESLFRGAGWRVIKVVWGRHWDPLLAKDTSGALKAVMEETVDGEYQRYQVKGGAYTREKFFGKYPEAAELVKDLSDEDIDNLNRGGHDPYKVFAAYAEAMKAKGQPTVILAKTVKGYGLSEEIEAVNKTHQIKKMQIDSLKYVRDRFNLPFTDDKLEELPFYRPSENSPEMKYMKARREALGGYLPARRRESETLAIPELSVFDAVLNGSGGKEQSTTMVMVRLIASLLKEKAIKDRVVPIVPDEARTFGLEGMFRQLGIYAAHGQKYTPEDQEQLMHYREASDGHMLQEGINEAGAMSAWAALATSYSTNNLPMIPMYMYYSMFGFQRIGDIAWAAGDAQAQGFLLGATAGRTTLNGEGLQHQDGHSHILANTIPNCVSYDPCFGYELAVIVHDGLKRMYVNQERVFYYLTVMNENYEHPAMPEGAEEGIKRGMYLFEKDEKATVQLLGSGVILREVIKAAKILRDEYQIHSNVWSVTSFNELSRDGMACEEYNRLHPLSEEVKESWVSKQLRGTEGIVVSATDHMRAYSEQIRAYLPDGRPFVALGTDGYGRSDTRANLRSFFGVDAAHIVVATLKKLADEGEVDARLVKDAISNFELDTDRPVAWAPQAHPEVQAVAEYNETQTGEGN
- a CDS encoding M23 family metallopeptidase; translated protein: MHTRRILLAFSLAASAASVAFADYQTINQSTDSDRLEQLSKTLSQGSYTHPDDLDLPASAKVSVTLRQKTVELNNESLAKKYGNATAKNSFNASSSNSYSWLVSHPLPDTVRVSSNFGGRTMGGRAEHHGGLDMAAPSGTPIYATGPGIVTKSGWGTGYGQYVEINHGNGYLTRYAHASRLMVRVGDQVSAGEHIANVGCTGRCTGPHLHYEVVKDGQRKNPTTYLAMLP